A single genomic interval of Helianthus annuus cultivar XRQ/B chromosome 13, HanXRQr2.0-SUNRISE, whole genome shotgun sequence harbors:
- the LOC110901303 gene encoding zinc finger MYM-type protein 1-like, translated as MPPIPKYKYLSGSQKRKKKKLEEEKAKADKGRILKFFSKLPQGSSSNVEEDNVDVNVGEDNVGVNVDETNLGEDDVNVNVGEDNAGEDDVNVNVDEANVGEHDASINPSIDIFDPRNWDKLNPNLINELVMKGPKRDLTIDKGPVDNVGRRFSKFMYNRILSNRETCDREWLVYSKELDKVFCFCCKLFRQGYKKGGLDNEGYSDWKHASQGLKDHEVSFEHLKHMHQWFEMRQRLDNNETIDKEAYEHFKKEKDYWKEVIFRIIALVKFLAKHGLAFRGSNEKLYQKSNGNFLGLVEMLEEFDPIMKEHVRRILNDELHIHYLGHNIQNELIQLLADQVKTEIIKRIKQAKYYSIILDCTPDICHQEQMSIIVRYVNFNSNSMTVEESFLGFLVVDDTTGKGLFDVTSKELESLGLDIADMRGQGYDNGANMKGKRSGVQSRFLEKNPRALYSACGCHSLNLVLCDMANTITKSRVFFGTIQRIYTIFANSINRWQILKDNVKGLTLKSLSVTRWESRVDSIKPIRTQLVEVRKALKEVSVSDKDPKIQSEARSLEKHEVGDYEFLVQIVIWYELLSNVNVVSKKLQSKDVVLDVAIDEVATLIKYFKNYREVGFSKAIDEAIEIANELGIYAEFPQKRVIRRKKQFDENSSVEEVIFSLDDDFKVNYFLCIVDQDISSLETRFDQYQKFEKIFGFLFPKKLKTLDEEDLKARCYRLQDALKYKEESDVDAKELYLELKLIKTFLPSHIVSPIDALNDIMRLGHCPNAINAYHVLLTLPVTVASAERSFSKLKLLKSYLRSSMSQERLNGLAMISLENEILEGMEYKDLIESFASKNARRAS; from the coding sequence ATGCCACCCATTCCTAAATACAAATACCTATCCGGTAGTCAAAAACGTAAAAAGAAGAAGCTAGAGGAAGAAAAAGCAAAGGCCGACAAAGGGCGTATACTCAAGTTTTTCTCAAAACTACCTCAAGGTTCTAGTTCTAATGTTGAAGAAGATAATGTGGATGTTAATGTGGGTGAAGATAATGTGGGCGTTAATGTGGATGAAACTAATTTGGGTGAAGATGATGTTAATGTTAACGTGGGTGAAGATAATGCGGGTGAAGATGATGTTAATGTTAATGTAGACGAAGCTAATGTGGGTGAACATGATGCTAGTATTAATCCTAGTATTGATATTTTTGACCCTAGAAATTGGGATAAGCTTAATCCTAACTTGATTAATGAGTTGGTTATGAAAGGTCCAAAAAGAGATTTGACTATTGATAAGGGTCCCGTGGATAATGTTGGAAGACGATTTTCTAAATTCATGTATAATAGAATTCTATCAAACAGGGAGACGTGCGATAGAGAATGGCTAGTGTATTCGAAAGAGCTTGATAAAGTCTTTTGTTTTTGTTGTAAACTTTTTAGACAAGGGTATAAAAAAGGCGGGTTGGATAATGAAGGTTATTCAGATTGGAAGCATGCTTCTCAAGGTCTTAAAGACCATGAAGTTAGCTTTGAACATCTCAAGCATATGCATCAATGGTTTGAAATGCGTCAAAGGTTGGATAACAATGAAACAATTGACAAAGAAGCATATGAGCAtttcaaaaaagaaaaagattATTGGAAAGAAGTAATTTTTAGGATTATTGCTCTTGTGAAATTTCTTGCTAAACATGGCTTAGCTTTTCGTGGGTCAAATGAGAAGTTGTATCAAAAAAGCAATGGAAACTTTTTGGGATTGGTTGAGATGTTGGAAGAGTTTGATCCGATTATGAAAGAACACGTGCGGCGTATTTTGAATGATGAACTCCATATACATTATCTTGGGCACAATATCCAAAACGAGTTGATACAATTATTAGCTGATCAAGTTAAAACAGAAATCATCAAAAGGATAAAACAAGCAAAGTATTACTCCATTATACTCGATTGCACGCCTGATATATGTCACCAAGAGCAAATGTCCATAATTGTGAGGTATGTGAATTTTAACTCTAATTCTATGACAGTTGAGGAatcgtttttaggttttttggttgtTGATGATACCACGGGTAAGGGACTTTTTGATGTTACATCTAAGGAATTGGAGTCTCTAGGTCTTGATATTGCTGATATGCGCGGTCAAGGCTATGATAATGGGGCGAACATGAAAGGAAAACGTAGTGGAGTTCAAAGTAGATTTCTAGAAAAAAATCCTAGAGCTTTGTATAGTGCTTGTGGTTGTCATAGTCTTAATCTTGTGTTGTGTGACATGGCAAACACGATTACTAAGTCTAGGGTATTTTTTGGAACAATACAACGTATATATACTATCTTTGCCAATTCTATTAATAGGTGGCAAATTTTGAAAGACAATGTTAAAGGACTGACTCTTAAATCATTGTCTGTCACTCGTTGGGAAAGTCGTGTAGATAGTATTAAGCCTATTAGAACTCAACTTGTAGAAGTAAGAAAAGCTTTGAAAGAAGTTAGTGTCTCGGATAAAGATCCTAAAATTCAAAGCGAAGCTAGATCACTTGAAAAGCATGAGGTTGGTGACTATGAATTTTTGGTGCAAATCGTCATTTGGTATGAACTATTATCAAATGTGAATGTGGTGAGCAAAAAGTTGCAATCAAAGGATGTGGTTCTTGATGTTGCTATTGATGAAGTGGCCACATTGATTAAGTACTTCAAAAATTATAGAGAAGTGGGGTTTTCTAAGGCGATTGATGAAGCTATAGAAATTGCCAATGAATTAGGTATTTATGCGGAATTCCCTCAAAAACGTGTGATACGTAGGAAAAAACAGTTTGATGAGAATTCAAGTGTTGAAGAAGTTATATTTTCACTCGATGATGATTTCAAAGTCAACTACTTTTTATGTATTGTTGATCAAGATATAAGTTCTCTTGAAACAAGATTCGATCAATACCAAAAATTCGAAAAAATATTTGGGTTTTTGTTTCCTAAAAAATTGAAGACACTAGATGAAGAAGATCTTAAGGCTCGTTGTTATCGTCTTCAAGATGCATTAAAATATAAAGAAGAATCGGACGTTGATGCTAAAGAACTTTATTTGGAGTTGAAGTTGATTAAGACCTTCTTACCAAGTCACATTGTTAGCCCTATCGATGCTTTAAACGATATCATGCGGCTCGGTCATTGTCCTAATGCTATAAATGCATATCATGTGCTTTTGACACTTCCGGTAACGGTGGCATCGGCAGAGAGAAGCTTTTCTAAATTGAAGTTGTTGAAGTCTTATTTGCGATCGTCAATGTCTCAAGAAAGACTTAATGGATTGGCAATGATATCTCTTGAAAACGAAATATTAGAAGGTATGGAATATAAAGACTTGATCGAGAGCTTTGCTTCCAAAAATGCTAGGAGAGCCTCATGA